From the genome of Mastomys coucha isolate ucsf_1 unplaced genomic scaffold, UCSF_Mcou_1 pScaffold6, whole genome shotgun sequence, one region includes:
- the LOC116080817 gene encoding uncharacterized protein LOC116080817, giving the protein MAGCHPWGPHGRLSSECLHMASCHQCVSTWQVVISVFTHQRLLSVWHTCQVVITVSTHGTLCSVCSHMSSCHQYVHTWQVVISVFTHQRLSSVWHSYQVFISVFIHGKFSLVWHTCQVVITVSTHGTLCSVCSHMSSCHQYVHTWQDVIGVFTHGRLPLVCSHMAVCLQSSTHGWLLSECYTWLVVISAFTHGRWLSVCSHITGCHQCGTHIRFSSVCSHMASFSVAHMPGCHHCVNTWDIVFNMFTHVRLSSVCSHIAGYHQSIHTWQVNTSVFTHGRLSSVCSHMPGCQQCFHKWQVVTSVITHGMLSSWRHTWQLIISVVHVGGHCESGT; this is encoded by the coding sequence atggcaggttgtcatcCGTGGGGCCcacatggcaggttgtcatcTGAGTGTTTACACATGGCCAGTTGTCATCAGTGCGTTAGcacatggcaggttgtcatcagtgtgttcacacatcAGAGGTTGTTATCAGTGTGGCACACATGCCAGGTTGTCATCACTGTGTCAACACATGGGACATTGTGTTCAGTATGTTCACACATGTCAAGTTGTCATCAGTATGTTcacacatggcaggttgtcatcagtgtgttcacacatcagaggttgtcatcagtgtggcACTCATATCAGGTTTTCATCAGTGTGTTCATACATGGCAAGTTTTCATTAGTGTGGCACACATGCCAGGTTGTCATCACTGTGTCAACACATGGGACATTGTGTTCAGTATGTTCACACATGTCAAGTTGTCATCAGTATGTTCACACATGGCAGGATGTCATCggtgtgttcacacatggcaggTTACCATtagtgtgttcacacatggcagTTTGTCTTCAGAGTAGCACACATGGCTGGTTGTTATCCGAGTGTTACACATGGCTAGTTGTCATCAGTGCGTTCACACATGGTAGGTGGTtatcagtgtgttcacacatcacaggttgtcatcagtgtggcACTCATATCAGGTTttcatcagtgtgttcacacatggcaaGTTTCAGTGTGGCACACATGCCAGGTTGTCATCACTGTGTCAACACATGGGACATTGTCTTCAATATGTTTACACATGTCAGGTTGTCATCAGTATGTTCACACATAGCCGGATATCATCAGTCTATTCACACATGGCAGGTTAACACtagtgtgttcacacatgggaggttgtcatcagtgtgttcacacatgccAGGTTGTCAACAGTGTTTTCACAAATGGCAGGTTGTCACCAGTGTGATCACACATGGCATGTTGTCATCATGGAGGCACACATGGCAGTTAATCATCAGTGTGGTACACGTGGGAGGTCATTGTGAGTCTGGCACATAA